Proteins encoded within one genomic window of Polynucleobacter duraquae:
- a CDS encoding PaaI family thioesterase gives MTNKVQLNVETQLANLGEELNVPFLKLLGVRLITAEMGKGEILLALKPEHTNTWDVAHGGVLLTLMDVAMAVAARSSDPGDRSVVTVEMKNNFMQAANGILRVKADTVRRTATMAFCEAKLYNDQGEICCMSTGTFQFIKRLASKNADGERVINEDSRQQK, from the coding sequence ATGACAAATAAAGTACAACTCAATGTAGAAACTCAACTTGCCAACCTAGGCGAAGAGCTTAACGTTCCCTTTTTAAAGCTTCTAGGGGTGCGGCTAATCACTGCCGAAATGGGTAAAGGCGAAATACTCCTAGCCCTCAAGCCAGAGCATACCAATACTTGGGATGTGGCTCATGGTGGCGTTTTGCTCACACTGATGGATGTTGCCATGGCCGTTGCTGCACGCTCAAGTGATCCTGGTGATCGTAGTGTTGTGACCGTGGAGATGAAAAATAACTTCATGCAGGCTGCTAATGGCATCTTGCGTGTAAAAGCGGATACCGTACGCCGCACAGCCACGATGGCTTTTTGCGAGGCCAAACTCTACAACGATCAGGGCGAGATCTGCTGCATGTCAACCGGGACGTTTCAGTTTATCAAGCGACTGGCAAGTAAAAATGCGGATGGCGAACGAGTCATCAATGAGGACTCCCGTCAGCAAAAATAA